One window from the genome of Nicotiana sylvestris chromosome 9, ASM39365v2, whole genome shotgun sequence encodes:
- the LOC138878529 gene encoding uncharacterized protein, producing the protein MATVDNELPDKLSHNHPLFLNSIDNLGAVLISLQLRGSKNYSVWIRAMRIAILGRNKLGFIDDTCKRESFGTNLIDLWERCNAIILSWIMNCVSPELLSGIVYSLNASEVWKDLKKRFDKIDCSRIFQIHREIAIINQGTNLISSYFSKIRVLWAEFDSLAPALGCDCAKSGEYVAFMERLKLLQFLMGLNESYEQARSQIL; encoded by the coding sequence ATGGCAACTGTTGACAATGAACTACCAGATAAATTGAGCCACAATCACCCACTTTTTCTCAATTCAATTGACAATTTGGGAGCTGTGTTGATTTCTCTTCAATTACGAGGATCGAAAAACTATTCCGTATGGATTCGAGCAATGAGAATTGCAATCCTAGGTCGGAACAAGCTAGGGTTCATCGACGACACTTGTAAAAGGGAAAGTTTTGGTACAAATCTCATAGATCTTTGGGAGCGATGCAACGCAATCATTTTGTCATGGATTATGAATTGTGTTTCACCGGAATTACTCAGTGGCATCGTTTACTCTTTGAATGCCAGTGAAGTTTGGAAGGACTTGAAAAAGCGATTTGATAAGATAGATTGTTCGAGAATCTTCCAAATTCACAGAGAAATCGCAATAATTAATCAAGGTACTAACTTGATCTCGTCATATTTCTCAAAGATACGAGTACTCTGGGCAGAATTTGATAGTTTAGCCCCAGCTCTGGGATGTGATTGCGCAAAATCTGGTGAATATGTGGCTTTTATGGAACGTTTGAAGCTGCTACAATTTCTGATGGGACTTAATGAGTCATATGAACAAGCTCGTAGCCAGATACTATGA
- the LOC104244092 gene encoding 1-aminocyclopropane-1-carboxylate synthase 3-like, whose product MKLLSEKATCNSHGQDSSYFLGWQEYEKNPYDEIQNPKGIIQMGLAENQLSFDLLESWLGQNPDAAGFKRNGESIFRELALFQDYHGLPAFKNALVQFMAEIRGNKVTFDSNNLVLTAGATSANETLMFCLADRGDAFLLPTPYYPGFDRDLKWRTGAEIVPIQCKSSNGFRITKSALEEAYKEAKNRNLRVKGVLVTNPSNPLGTTLTRNELELLLSFVDTKGIHLISDEIYSGTVFNSPNFVSVMEVLIEKNYMYTEVWDRVHIVYSLSKDLGLPGFRVGAIYSNDDVVVSAATKMSSFGLISSQTQYLLSAMLSDKKFTKKYVSENQKRLKKRHAMMVRGLQSAGISCLESNAGLFCWVDMRHLLSSNTFEAEIELWKKIVYEVGLNISPGSSCHCTEPGWFRACFANMSEDTLNLAIQRIKNFVNSSAISTQAHSNQTNQNTNTNTKKKLFSKWGFRLSFNDRER is encoded by the exons ATGAAGCTTTTATCAGAAAAAGCCACGTGTAATTCGCATGGACAAGACTCTTCATATTTCCTAGGATGGCAAGAGTACGAGAAGAATCCATACGATGAAATTCAGAATCCAAAAGGAATAATACAAATGGGACTTGCAGAGAATCAG CTTTCTTTTGATTTATTAGAGTCTTGGCTTGGTCAAAACCCAGACGCAGCTGGGTTTAAGAGAAATGGAGAGTCCATATTTAGAGAACTTGCTCTATTTCAAGATTACCACGGCCTTCCCGCTTTCAAAAAT GCATTGGTTCAATTCATGGCTGAAATTAGAGGGAACAAAGTCACCTTTGATTCTAACAATCTTGTCCTCACCGCCGGCGCAACTTCCGCAAATGAGACGCTCATGTTTTGCCTCGCCGACCGCGGCGACGCTTTTCTCCTTCCCACCCCATACTACCCTGG ATTTGACAGAGATCTCAAATGGAGAACTGGTGCTGAGATAGTGCCAATACAATGTAAAAGTTCAAATGGCTTCAGAATTACAAAATCAGCTCTAGAAGAAGCATACAAAGAAGCCAAAAATCGCAACCTTAGAGTAAAAGGAGTACTAGTAACGAACCCCTCGAATCCATTGGGCACAACATTAACACGAAATGAACTCGAATTACTTCTCAGCTTCGTCGATACAAAAGGTATCCATCTCATTAGTGACGAAATCTATTCAGGCACAGTTTTTAACTCGCCGAATTTCGTTAGTGTTATGGAAGTATTAATCGAAAAGAACTACATGTACACTGAAGTTTGGGATCGAGTTCACATTGTCTATAGTCTTTCCAAAGATCTTGGCCTTCCTGGTTTTCGTGTTGGTGCAATTTACTCCAACGACGATGTTGTTGTATCTGCAGCTACTAAAATGTCCAGTTTCGGGTTGATTTCTTCACAAACTCAGTACCTTTTATCAGCCATGTTATCTGACAAAAAATTCACGAAAAAATACGTTTCTGAAAATCAAAAGAGACTCAAAAAACGCCATGCAATGATGGTACGAGGTCTTCAAAGTGCAGGAATTAGTTGCCTTGAGAGCAATGCTGGTTTATTTTGTTGGGTAGATATGAGACATTTACTAAGTTCTAATACTTTTGAAGCAGAAATTGAGCTATGGAAAAAAATAGTTTACGAAGTTGGACTAAATATTTCGCCTGGATCATCATGCCATTGTACAGAACCAGGGTGGTTTCGTGCATGTTTCGCTAACATGTCAGAAGATACGTTGAATCTCGCGATTCAACGGATCAAAAATTTTGTTAACTCCTCTGCTATCAGTACCCAGGCTCACAGTAATCAGACTAACCAGAATACGAATACGAATACAAAGAAGAAGTTATTCTCCAAGTGGGGTTTTCGACTATCGTTTAATGACAGAGAACGATAG